The following are encoded in a window of Heteronotia binoei isolate CCM8104 ecotype False Entrance Well chromosome 9, APGP_CSIRO_Hbin_v1, whole genome shotgun sequence genomic DNA:
- the NPY5R gene encoding neuropeptide Y receptor type 5, protein MEMDLKAYNRTLAKYNSSALSMDSGFPAWEDYKNSVDDIQYFLIGVYTLISLAGFIGNLLILVALMKCKQKTIINFLIGNLAFSDMLVVVFCSPFTLTSVLLDQWMFGKVMCHVIPFLQCVSVLASTWMLISIAVVRYLMIRHPLSSNLMPKHGCYLILAIWFLGLVICSPLLVFHKTVDLHEALHLEALQSKHLCVESWPSASYRIAFTIFLLLMQYILPLVCLTVSHTRVCRSVSSRLSRKENKLEENEMINLTLSVPKNRRHQLQLSTSKRWSYTFVRKHRRRYSKKTASVMPAILRNHRDNICCDFPEISRTERSQLSSSTKFIPGVPICFEVKPEEYSETQDGITAAQPTTRIKKRSRKVFCRLTVLILVFAVSWMPLHIFHVVTDFNGNLISNRHFKLVYCICHLLGMVSCCLNPILYGFLNNGIKADLMALIPCLQMS, encoded by the coding sequence ATGGAAATGGATCTCAAAGCCTACAACAGGACACTTGCCAAGTATAACAGTTCTGCCCTTTCAATGGACTCAGGTTTTCCTGCCTGGGAAGACTATAAGAACAGTGTAGATGACATACAGTACTTTCTGATTGGGGTTTACACCCTGATAAGTCTTGCTGGCTTTATAGGAAACCTGCTGATTCTTGTAGCATTAATGAAATGCAAGCAAAAAACTATAATAAACTTCCTCATTGGAAATTTAGCCTTTTCAGACATGTTGGTGGTCGTCTTTTGCTCTCCTTTTACCTTGACATCTGTCCTGCTTGATCAGTGGATGTTTGGAAAGGTCATGTGTCATGTCATACCCTTCCTCCAGTGTGTGTCTGTCCTAGCTTCTACTTGGATGTTAATTTCAATTGCTGTGGTCAGATACTTAATGATACGCCACCCGCTTTCAAGCAATCTGATGCCAAAACATGGTTGTTACCTCATTTTGGCCATCTGGTTTCTCGGTCTAGTCATTTGCTCCCCTCTGCTTGTTTTCCACAAGACTGTTGATCTTCACGAAGCTCTGCATCTggaagccctgcaaagcaagcacTTGTGTGTCGAGTCATGGCCATCTGCTTCGTACAGAATTGCTTTCACTATCTTCTTATTACTTATGCAGTACATTTTGCCTTTGGTTTGTTTAACTGTAAGCCACACCAGAGTCTGCAGGTCTGTAAGTTCCAGATTgtcaagaaaagaaaacaaactgGAAGAGAATGAGATGATCAACTTAACCCTCAGTGTACCCAAGAATAGAAGGCACCAGCTGCAGCTCTCTACCTCCAAGAGGTGGAGTTATACTTTTGTCAGAAAACACCGGAGGAGGTACAGTAAGAAAACTGCTAGTGTGATGCCTGCGATTTTAAGGAACCATCGGGACAATATTTGTTGCGATTTCCCAGAAATATCCAGAACAGAAAGGAGTCAGCTTTCTTCATCCACCAAATTCATACCAGGAGTACCCATCTGCTTTGAGGTAAAACCAGAGGAATATTCAGAAACACAGGATGGGATCACAGCAGCTCAACCCACCACTCGGATCAAGAAGAGGTCTCGAAAGGTTTTCTGCCGATTGACAGTGCTGATCTTAGTATTTGCAGTTAGTTGGATGCCCCTTCACATCTTCCATGTTGTAACAGATTTTAACGGCAACCTCATATCAAACAGGCACTTTAAACTGGTGTACTGTATTTGTCATTTGCTGGGTATGGTGTCCTGTTGTTTAAATCCTATATTATATGGGTTCCTTAACAACGGCATAAAAGCTGATTTGATGGCTCTTATTCCTTGCCTACAGATGTCATGA